The stretch of DNA TTGTGGTCCCCAGCATCGTTGGATCAGCATGACAGTAGCCAGAAAGAGTGAGCTGAGGATAAGAGAGAATCCACTGAGGAAGAATGCTGCAGTATAGTCACCAGTCCAGTCCACCAACCAGCCTGAAACCAAGAGAAAGAGTTAGGCTGGGAATTTCAACAGGAAGTTTCATACCAACAACAYAGTACAGACTATAACATACTGAGAACGATGGAATCATGATATTCAGAATCAAGATGTGCAATTTGAAAATTGTGTATGTACATGCACTATGTGTGTTAGTATTGAGGtgttctctcctcatcctcacctCCTATTGGTGGGCTAACCAGGTAGGGTATGGCATGTAAGAAGTTGACCACACCCAGGGCTGAGGATAGGTACGATGAGCCCACCAAGTCAGACGTCACCACTGGTATGAGYGCAGAGTAGGCACCATCAAAATAGCCATAGAGCATGGAGAAAGGCACCAGCAGGGTGAAGGAACGTAGCAGAGGAATCAGGAGGCAGGAGAGACCCTCCATACCCACAGCAAACATGAAGCTCACTTTCCGGTACTTCTTCACACACCTACAAGAGGGAAACGCAGACTTAGCTGGCAGTATGTTACAGCTGGCAGTATGTTACAACACTAGAGAATGTGGCCATACAGTGTGTGACAGGCCCAAGACCATAGTTTTGAAAGCATCATGACAAATATTTTGACTATGGCTACAGTCTATTTGGGTGatgctatagaaaatgtgtgtgtgggggggtgaaaACTATTCTCTATATGTAACATACTTCCTGTCAGTGAGCCAGCTGAACGTGATGTTTCCTACGATTCCGGTGACCCCCAGGATGGACATGAGGAAGGCAGCCTGCTGGTGCTCCACGCCCACACTGAGGGCATAAGGCACCAGGTAGGCAAAGGGCACACTGCAGCCGTACGCCAGGAACAGGAAGGACACGGACAGCAGCATGAAGTCAGGCATCAGCAGGAAGCTAAACTCCTCCATTGACTGAAGACAGAGGCACCCTCCCAGCTTAGGCCCCGCCAGGGGACCAATTGGCCCAGGGGCAGCCAGGCCAGCCAGAACCTTGGCATCTACTAACTCTGCTAGTTTTGCATCGGCAACCTTTGTGTCTACAGGCTTAACATCAGCAAGCTGGCTACCGATGACAAGGTTCTCCATTAGTTTAATGTCCTTCAGCTTCCCGTTGGCTAGATTTTGATCCGCTAGCTTGATCTCTTCAAGCATTTTCTCTGTTAGCACGCTATTCACATTCACAACCATGCCCTCTACTATCGTCATGTCTGCCAGCCTCGAGTCAGCTAGTTGTACATTCGCAAGGAGTGCCTCTGCTAGTTTCATTTCAGTGAGTTTAATTTCTGCAAGTTTATCAGTTTCAAGCTTAACATCTGTTACATTCACAACCTCTGTATTTGGGTCCAACGGCTTTAAGCCTGGAAGTGTTGTGTCCATTACCTTCCCTTCTGCTAGCTTGGCATCCACCGGTGGGATGGCATACCCATTCTCAAGCTCTGCTGTCTTGTGCCACCTCTGTCCTCTACCTTTAGGCACCAGGGGCCTCATAAGGGCCCCGCAGACACACAGGTTGGACACAAACCCTCCCAGAATCAGCAAGGCCCCCCTCCAGGAGTAATGTTCAATCAGGAGATGCACAGCAGGTGCCAGGATGAAGGTCCCAATCCCAGTCCCAGACATTGCCATCCCATAGGCCAGTGCTTTCCTCTCGTTGAAATAGGACCCAACCATGGCCACCGCTGGAGTGTAGCTGAGGGCAAATCCCAACCCTACGAGAAGAGAGTTGGGGATGGAGTCATGGCAGCTGCAGTTGCGTTCTGTCATTAGATTCAACACAAGTATCCATAATGCAACAGCATCCTCTTGTGCCAAAGTCCTAAAAACAATGTGATGACATCTCCAGTGAGAGACAGGGGCATACCTGTGAGGACGCCCagggtgaggtagaggtactcCAGACTGGTGGCAAAGGAGCTGAGGATCAGGCCGGCAGAGGACAGGACACCTCCCATGATCACAGTGGCTTGGGTGGACAGACGGTTCCCGATGAAGCTGCCAAGAGGAGCtggaaaaaaacaatacatagaCAAAGTTATCATCCTCACATCAAGAGGAAAATGTGACAGACTTATCGCTTGGATGGGATGTAGTTGAGACTCAATCCACTGTAATACACATCGAGTCGGTTACTGACATGAAAGTTCAGAGCAGGCCAGTAGTAAATGTTTGACTCAAAGATTAAGCCATGCAAGTCTAAGAACACACGGCCAGTACAGTGAAACTGTGAGTGGTTCATTAAACAACCACMTGTAAAAGTCAAACAAACTCTGGTACAGATGTTATGTAAGTCCAGGCGAATGATAAATCGGGGCCAAGTTGAATTATTTGATGTAAATCCTTAAATATCAGTAAAAAGTGCATCAGGATGGATACCACCCTGTTCAAAACAACCTAAGTggcaaaacaaacaaactagCTTTCGATTGGATACTTTTGTGTCCCCAGGGCAAGTCATACAGCTGAGAGAGGATTTTTAtaatgaagaatgtgtttgttttaattgACTGTGTTTTGTATCTTAATGTGTATTTAATGTCTATATTTATGMTTATCTATAATTGCCTATTGATGTGTTCATTTTTGTATTGTGCACAGCTCATTTTCAAAAGAGASTTTAGTCTCAATATGGCTAAAAACATTATTATCTTTCCCTATATCTCTTATCATCAACAGCTGTTTCCAAGGGGCTGTGGAGTccccatcagtggaggctcctcaaaggagaaaggggaggaccatcctccWcagtgaatttcataaaaatacaaatagtgYaaaaaatgttttaaagttatcctttttagataaaactatactcaatattttcatgtcaccaaatatttgattaaaacacactggtTTGCAATGAAGGtgtacagtagcctcaacagcactctgctGGGTAGCACTATGGTGCAGCTGGAAGAGcactagcttctgtcctcctcMgggtacattgacttcaatacaaaacctaggaaactcatggacttacacagtaattatgacaacttccggaYSACGTCCTGCAATGtaacagagctcttgcagcatgaactgacatggtgttcacccaatcaaaggatcagagaatgaatctagtactgaaagcagaagctacagctagctagcactgcagtgcataaaatgtggtgagtagttgactcaaagagagagaaagacaatagWTGAACAAATGAAGAGACAGATATTtcgttgtatttttttaaatgttcacttagctagctagtttagcctactcaaacagagagggatgctatgttagctagctgactatccAACACTGGYactcttccaagtcaaggtaagcatttattcatttattgccaccagggcctgcCAATGTAACTACTAAACTGCACTGcatgattttttacattttagtagacactcttatccagagcaacttacagtagtgagggcagacattttcatacttttcttTCCATACTGGTCCctctgtgggaatcaaacccacaaccctggtgttgSAagaaccatgctctaccaattgagccacACGGGATAATTGTAGTGGggttactaacgcattagttctagtagctatgttgactatgacaatgtaggctgtgtgtagcggttagcagtcATGATATGGTTTGACTTGGGAaggtttttttgcctggtcactgacagctgatgtgttgtgaaggggaaagg from Salvelinus sp. IW2-2015 linkage group LG25, ASM291031v2, whole genome shotgun sequence encodes:
- the LOC111951591 gene encoding monocarboxylate transporter 12-B-like, which encodes MTPEGKSPRGAPVAPPDGGWGWMVVAGCFLVTICTRAVTRCVSIFFVEFQVHFGRDYSGTAWIHSLVDCTTFLFAPLGSFIGNRLSTQATVIMGGVLSSAGLILSSFATSLEYLYLTLGVLTGLGFALSYTPAVAMVGSYFNERKALAYGMAMSGTGIGTFILAPAVHLLIEHYSWRGALLILGGFVSNLCVCGALMRPLVPKGRGQRWHKTAELENGYAIPPVDAKLAEGKVMDTTLPGLKPLDPNTEVVNVTDVKLETDKLAEIKLTEMKLAEALLANVQLADSRLADMTIVEGMVVNVNSVLTEKMLEEIKLADQNLANGKLKDIKLMENLVIGSQLADVKPVDTKVADAKLAELVDAKVLAGLAAPGPIGPLAGPKLGGCLCLQSMEEFSFLLMPDFMLLSVSFLFLAYGCSVPFAYLVPYALSVGVEHQQAAFLMSILGVTGIVGNITFSWLTDRKCVKKYRKVSFMFAVGMEGLSCLLIPLLRSFTLLVPFSMLYGYFDGAYSALIPVVTSDLVGSSYLSSALGVVNFLHAIPYLVSPPIGGWLVDWTGDYTAAFFLSGFSLILSSLFLATVMLIQRCWGPQTFSTSDADSTFASLKNGQMDLPTYKAAHDEPKLAGTVPAC